ATCGTTAACCAGAAATTGGTATGAGGATGGTATTTTAATAATTCTTTTATCCATTGGGATCCTAAATTTTGTCCTCTCTTTGACTTCACCACCCACACATAACCAATATAAAAATAGCCCCTATCGAACCAGTGTTTAGCTTCATCCTGAAAGTCTTTTACATCTTCCGAAAGACCTTTAAAAATAACGCCACCAGCGACAATACTTCCATTTTCTTCAAGCGTATAAATTTCAGCCTTCCCCGTGTAGGTTTGCCAATAAGGCACGATTCCATTTTGCCAAGATTTGGGTAGCAACTTAAAGAAAAGCTGCGGATCTTTTATATGTTGTTTAAATAGCAATTCCATTCGTTATAGTAAGCCCCAAGACCATAGTTTATCAGAATCTACATACCATCGATCACCAATATCCGTTCGGTAATAACAGTTATTGATAATAACTGTTTGAATGCGGTTATACATCATTTTTTGAGCATCCTTCATAGTTAAACCTGTTCCTGAGACCATCAATGCTATTCCTGTATTCCCAGTGATTAACCATTGGCCATTTACATTTTTTAAATGCATAGGATGAATTCCATCTACCG
The sequence above is drawn from the Cellulophaga sp. Hel_I_12 genome and encodes:
- a CDS encoding GNAT family N-acetyltransferase; the protein is MELLFKQHIKDPQLFFKLLPKSWQNGIVPYWQTYTGKAEIYTLEENGSIVAGGVIFKGLSEDVKDFQDEAKHWFDRGYFYIGYVWVVKSKRGQNLGSQWIKELLKYHPHTNFWLTIEEEKLKTFYLKNGFRLIKKLQKANAIEWVLVYENK